CCCATCTATAGGCGGTATAGCCGCGGATCACTTCGGTCTTGCGGCTCCACTTTGGATTGCCGCTGGCGGGGCATTTGTAAGCGCTCTTATCGCATTTGGACTTCGCGAGACGGCACCCATTCGTATGAAAAAGAGCGGTGCAATTGTGGATCAGGAAGTCCCGGCACTGTAATCGTCAGAGACCACACCTGTTTGACGCGTAGACATTGACAGAATGGGTTACGAGAAGGGGATCCTCATTTGCCTGAGGCCCCTTTTTTATTCCTTTCACTAAGGCACACCCATCACGATGGAGCTGGCGTGTCCTGGGCGTCATTGCCATGTGGTAGCTTCAACAAACGTTTCCTAAGTCATCTATGAATATGAAACCGGACTCATGGAAGTCCAGTTCACAGTCGTCAAGGAGCGCTTCACACGATCCGTCTATCACGATAGCGAACTCCTCAAATTGAACACTGCGATCCATGGGAGTCGTGACGTCGTCCACCAATATCTGGAATCTCGATCCGCCGCACTGATAGGCCCTGGCGATACGGACGAATTCACCCACCTGTAGTTCTTCCTTGTAGAAACGTTGTATCTCCGATTTGGCACTCTCCGTGATGTGCATTTGGAACACGTACTCCTTCTTGTCCGTCATCTTGGTGACGAAGACCCTTTTCTATCATTATACAAGGTTGCAATCTTTTCAGTGGAATTTGCGCGTTCCAAATAGCAGACGCCCCCAAAGAACATCTGTCCATTCTCTACCCTTCAACTCGGGGCTTTGCAGGGTCGCACAAATGAGCCGTCACGTCGGTCACGTCCGCCAGCTTCAGTAAGTAGTAACACTCTTCTCGGGCCATGTGGTCCGGCAGGAGTGGCTCCAATGTCCCGAGTAATTCCTTCGACAGGCGCAGTTCTTCGATCTCGTCGAGAAACTCTGTGAACAACTTCATCTCCATGCCAACCTGCGAGTTGAAGTGTCGCAGGGCCGGGAAGTCTTCCAATTGAGTTCGCAAATACCCCGCCAACTCCACGGATTTAAGGTAGAATGCCTCAAACTCCTTCGTAAACTGGAGGCTTCGTTCAGCGGCCCGTGTTTCCACTGGATCGACTTCGGCTTGGATAGTGGCTGCATGGCCAATCGCGTCGTGGAGCCACAGCAGGTGGTGGTGAATGGGGTTGAGCGGTGGAGGCGTCGTGCCTTCACAGAGAGACTCCAGGATCCGCAAATACTCTTCGATTTCGTTGAGCATGTGATTGAGAAAGGTAGGCGGCAGGGCAATGCTGATTTTTCCGATTAAATGCCGGCGTAATAAGTGCAACTTAAACGCTCGCAACGTGTGGGCATATCGCAAGGCATACTGATTGAGTGTCACGATATCCGC
This is a stretch of genomic DNA from Alicyclobacillus dauci. It encodes these proteins:
- a CDS encoding iron-sulfur cluster biosynthesis family protein, producing the protein MTDKKEYVFQMHITESAKSEIQRFYKEELQVGEFVRIARAYQCGGSRFQILVDDVTTPMDRSVQFEEFAIVIDGSCEALLDDCELDFHESGFIFIDDLGNVC
- a CDS encoding DUF2935 domain-containing protein — encoded protein: MTKDYQQTAIFEHRFWLQILGDHARFIRAGLSPTEGGEIAKTNYFIDRFDRLLSMANTIPSTADIVTLNQYALRYAHTLRAFKLHLLRRHLIGKISIALPPTFLNHMLNEIEEYLRILESLCEGTTPPPLNPIHHHLLWLHDAIGHAATIQAEVDPVETRAAERSLQFTKEFEAFYLKSVELAGYLRTQLEDFPALRHFNSQVGMEMKLFTEFLDEIEELRLSKELLGTLEPLLPDHMAREECYYLLKLADVTDVTAHLCDPAKPRVEG